The following proteins are co-located in the Schistocerca nitens isolate TAMUIC-IGC-003100 chromosome 2, iqSchNite1.1, whole genome shotgun sequence genome:
- the LOC126235359 gene encoding pyrokinin-1 receptor-like → MDSSDTGETSTPLALSATSSGDLSAVNGTAPPTAADGGDPLLVSAAMTALYVAILAAGLVGNVSTCAVIARSRHLHTATNYYLFSLAISDLLLLVSGLPHELYNMWVQPYALGQAVCVLQGFAAETSANASVLTITAFTVERYVAICHPFQARGLSQLSRAVKLVIAVWCVALCLAVPQVTPLPLSTSG, encoded by the coding sequence ATGGATTCCTCGGACACGGGCGAGACGAGCACCCCGCTGGCGCTGTCGGCGACGTCGAGCGGTGACCTGTCGGCGGTGAACGGCACGGCGCCGCCGACGGCCGCCGACGGCGGCGACCCGCTGCTGGTGTCTGCGGCGATGACGGCGCTGTACGTGGCCATCCTGGCGGCGGGGCTGGTGGGCAACGTGAGCACGTGCGCCGTGATCGCGCGCAGCCGCCACCTGCACACGGCCACCAACTACTACCTGTTCAGCCTGGCCATCAGCGACCTGCTGCTGCTCGTGTCCGGGCTGCCGCACGAGCTGTACAACATGTGGGTGCAGCCGTACGCGCTCGGCCAGGCCGTGTGCGTGCTGCAGGGCTTCGCGGCCGAGACGTCGGCCAACGCGTCCGTGCTCACCATCACCGCCTTCACCGTCGAGCGCTACGTGGCCATCTGCCACCCGTTCCAGGCGCGCGGCCTCTCCCAGCTGTCCAGGGCCGTCAAGCTCGTCATCGCTGTCTGGTGCGTCGCCCTCTGCCTCGCCGTGCCGCAGGTAACGCCTCTCCCTCTATCTACATCTGGCTAA